The Cottoperca gobio chromosome 22, fCotGob3.1, whole genome shotgun sequence genome contains a region encoding:
- the sertad4 gene encoding SERTA domain-containing protein 4 isoform X1: protein MTPEESEQRPDSEREMTLVLSMNPFLDPEGDPPLSTYQPIWESERCTKTCLSDPAPPCSSEEQCTQETPCRRVPDHVSVSRIAYFKRKFVDDDDESPFSFRTYCQTVAPVLEERAHVLRLSLEKMRFIDDPEAFLRRSVLVNNLLRRLRAEILLQSTDWCFPPNPAFTTGPCVPAPSTNPSHQALHGAVPTRICIAPQAGPPFRKRLRMVRGGQGDLRPDCAQTCCCIYAAAAAAGHYLHLPFSMYDAALSTSTPHFFQLASHSKLGLTVAIEEHDDEDEDVEDEEEENEEEEEREEEEEEEEEEEEEDDRREAGPSLNVVKDNSSQKSRTRTLLGHAHTRTEEESCMTDRVEEEDEGEQEEDEEEEEEGQVVDSTATGRDLHKVSLWHRRAHRQ from the exons ATGACACCAGAGGAGAGTGAACAGAG ACCTGACTCGGAGAGAGAGATGACCCTAGTTTTGTCCATGAATCCTTTCCTGGACCCAGAGGGAGACCCTCCGCTCTCCACATACCAGCCCATATGGGAATCGGAGCGTTGCACTAAGACCTGCCTGTCGGACCCTGCTCCACCATGCAGCTCTGAGGAGCAATGTACACAAG AAACCCCCTGCAGGCGAGTTCCTGATCATGTTTCAGTATCAAGGATTGCATACTTCAAGAGGAAgtttgttgatgatgatgatgagtctCCCTTCAGCTTCAGGACGTACTGCCAGACT GTTGCACCGGTGTTGGAGGAGCGTGCCCATGTGCTGCGCCTCTCCCTGGAGAAGATGCGCTTCATTGACGACCCTGAGGCCTTCCTCCGACGCTCTGTCCTTGTTAACAACCTCCTTCGGCGCCTGCGAGCTGAGATTCTGCTCCAGAGCACAGACTGGTGCTTCCCACCCAACCCAGCATTTACCACGGGCCCCTGCGTCCCGGCACCAAGCACTAACCCAAGTCACCAGGCACTCCACGGAGCAGTACCAACCCGGATCTGCATAGCACCCCAAGCTGGACCGCCCTTCCGTAAGCGCCTCCGAATGGTGCGTGGGGGGCAGGGGGATCTACGCCCCGACTGTGCCCAGACATGCTGCTGCATCTATGCAGCGGCAGCCGCTGCAGGACACTACCTCCACCTCCCGTTCTCCATGTATGATGCAGCACTTTCAACGTCCACACCACACTTTTTTCAGCTAGCTAGCCATAGTAAGTTAGGACTGACAGTGGCCATAGAGGAgcatgatgatgaggatgaagatgttgaggacgaggaggaggaaaatgaagaggaagaagaaagggaagaggaggaagaagaagaagaagaagaagaggaagaggatgacaGAAGAGAGGCTGGGCCTTCCCTCAATGTTGTTAAGGACAACTCAAGCCAGAAAAGTAGGACTAGGACCTTGCTGGGTCACGCACACacaaggacagaggaggagagctgcATGACAGATAGggtagaagaggaggatgagggagagcaggaggaggacgaggaggaggaagaagaggggcAGGTTGTGGACTCTACTGCCACAGGAAGGGATCTCCACAAGGTCAGCCTGTGGCACCGCAGGGCTCACAGACAATGA
- the sertad4 gene encoding SERTA domain-containing protein 4 isoform X2: MTLVLSMNPFLDPEGDPPLSTYQPIWESERCTKTCLSDPAPPCSSEEQCTQETPCRRVPDHVSVSRIAYFKRKFVDDDDESPFSFRTYCQTVAPVLEERAHVLRLSLEKMRFIDDPEAFLRRSVLVNNLLRRLRAEILLQSTDWCFPPNPAFTTGPCVPAPSTNPSHQALHGAVPTRICIAPQAGPPFRKRLRMVRGGQGDLRPDCAQTCCCIYAAAAAAGHYLHLPFSMYDAALSTSTPHFFQLASHSKLGLTVAIEEHDDEDEDVEDEEEENEEEEEREEEEEEEEEEEEEDDRREAGPSLNVVKDNSSQKSRTRTLLGHAHTRTEEESCMTDRVEEEDEGEQEEDEEEEEEGQVVDSTATGRDLHKVSLWHRRAHRQ, translated from the exons ATGACCCTAGTTTTGTCCATGAATCCTTTCCTGGACCCAGAGGGAGACCCTCCGCTCTCCACATACCAGCCCATATGGGAATCGGAGCGTTGCACTAAGACCTGCCTGTCGGACCCTGCTCCACCATGCAGCTCTGAGGAGCAATGTACACAAG AAACCCCCTGCAGGCGAGTTCCTGATCATGTTTCAGTATCAAGGATTGCATACTTCAAGAGGAAgtttgttgatgatgatgatgagtctCCCTTCAGCTTCAGGACGTACTGCCAGACT GTTGCACCGGTGTTGGAGGAGCGTGCCCATGTGCTGCGCCTCTCCCTGGAGAAGATGCGCTTCATTGACGACCCTGAGGCCTTCCTCCGACGCTCTGTCCTTGTTAACAACCTCCTTCGGCGCCTGCGAGCTGAGATTCTGCTCCAGAGCACAGACTGGTGCTTCCCACCCAACCCAGCATTTACCACGGGCCCCTGCGTCCCGGCACCAAGCACTAACCCAAGTCACCAGGCACTCCACGGAGCAGTACCAACCCGGATCTGCATAGCACCCCAAGCTGGACCGCCCTTCCGTAAGCGCCTCCGAATGGTGCGTGGGGGGCAGGGGGATCTACGCCCCGACTGTGCCCAGACATGCTGCTGCATCTATGCAGCGGCAGCCGCTGCAGGACACTACCTCCACCTCCCGTTCTCCATGTATGATGCAGCACTTTCAACGTCCACACCACACTTTTTTCAGCTAGCTAGCCATAGTAAGTTAGGACTGACAGTGGCCATAGAGGAgcatgatgatgaggatgaagatgttgaggacgaggaggaggaaaatgaagaggaagaagaaagggaagaggaggaagaagaagaagaagaagaagaggaagaggatgacaGAAGAGAGGCTGGGCCTTCCCTCAATGTTGTTAAGGACAACTCAAGCCAGAAAAGTAGGACTAGGACCTTGCTGGGTCACGCACACacaaggacagaggaggagagctgcATGACAGATAGggtagaagaggaggatgagggagagcaggaggaggacgaggaggaggaagaagaggggcAGGTTGTGGACTCTACTGCCACAGGAAGGGATCTCCACAAGGTCAGCCTGTGGCACCGCAGGGCTCACAGACAATGA